A region of Thermococcus sp. DNA encodes the following proteins:
- a CDS encoding Mrp/NBP35 family ATP-binding protein has translation MGMAVNREEALKALQVTKERIKRKESKWKYKIAVLSGKGGVGKSTVAVNLATALAKRGYRVGILDADIHGPDIAKMMGLENVSVLAERTEDGRFEMLPPETDFDGKTAPIKVMTLGFIVGEDQPVIWRGPLVTKAIWQLLGDVKWGELDFFVVDFPPGTGDEILTVVQSVSLDAAVIVTTPQEVALLDTGKAVNFMKKMEVPYVAVVENMSYLICPYCGNEIDIFGKGGGRKLAEKEGVDFLGEIPIDLRAREASDAGIPIVLYEDTPAAKAIEDIADKLVKKLEEMKVKEEAEEPSSPL, from the coding sequence ATGGGGATGGCCGTAAACCGGGAAGAGGCCCTTAAGGCACTTCAGGTCACGAAGGAGAGGATTAAGAGGAAAGAATCGAAGTGGAAGTACAAGATAGCCGTTCTGAGTGGCAAAGGAGGTGTCGGAAAAAGCACCGTGGCCGTTAACCTTGCAACAGCCCTGGCAAAGAGGGGCTACCGCGTTGGGATCCTTGACGCAGACATACACGGCCCGGACATAGCCAAGATGATGGGGCTTGAAAACGTCAGTGTTCTAGCAGAGAGAACGGAAGACGGTCGCTTTGAGATGCTTCCGCCGGAGACGGACTTCGACGGAAAAACGGCCCCGATTAAAGTCATGACGCTCGGTTTCATCGTGGGAGAGGACCAGCCCGTCATCTGGCGCGGACCACTCGTGACAAAGGCCATCTGGCAGTTACTGGGCGACGTCAAGTGGGGTGAGCTGGACTTCTTCGTAGTTGACTTCCCGCCCGGAACCGGTGATGAGATACTGACGGTTGTGCAGAGCGTAAGCCTGGATGCGGCGGTGATAGTGACCACTCCGCAGGAGGTAGCACTACTCGATACGGGAAAAGCGGTGAACTTCATGAAGAAAATGGAAGTGCCGTACGTTGCGGTAGTGGAGAACATGAGTTACCTCATCTGTCCGTACTGTGGAAACGAGATTGACATCTTTGGGAAGGGCGGCGGCAGAAAACTCGCAGAGAAGGAGGGTGTGGACTTCCTTGGGGAGATACCCATAGACCTCAGGGCTAGAGAGGCGAGCGACGCCGGCATTCCAATAGTCCTCTATGAAGACACCCCCGCGGCAAAGGCCATCGAGGATATCGCGGATAAACTTGTGAAGAAGTTAGAAGAGATGAAAGTGAAGGAAGAGGCCGAAGAACCATCTAGTCCGCTGTGA
- a CDS encoding MFS transporter gives MKILKGRPQKRKLTTLKTLEKGRQMKHRPDPGRWFYSFVPFKVSTGGAAPLIPLLTMNVGGGPADVGIVNAIGSTASMLGGLFWGRLSDRLNRRKVFLLMGFLGTALTSVLFALAKTVPQVMLVNALYTFFIAATIPVPILIITKAFRLEDWDYAIGRFNEIGGWAWVAGMILGLVMAQFLSLREIFVVLGLVGLFSLPLGARTIREVPVHVDRRILGVYAGYVVEKFRYLPNMITHLPRLSTEDFGRLYASTVLFWIGAMLYFTQFPVLLKSRGLGATELYAMSIANSAISAYMYTRVGLRLRKTGGYGALKKGLGLRGVAFLLLAISTFLGGSVFLVLAFVSYFIAGYTWSYISISTSSIISHRAPPEKRGSLIGTYNLVSSLGAIIGNLLSGLVVEALGFTADFVLASSLIFLALVPILWEH, from the coding sequence GTGAAAATCTTGAAGGGCCGCCCGCAGAAGAGAAAACTAACAACCCTCAAAACCCTGGAAAAGGGGCGGCAGATGAAGCACAGACCTGATCCCGGAAGGTGGTTCTACTCCTTCGTTCCGTTCAAGGTATCAACCGGCGGAGCTGCCCCGCTGATCCCTCTGCTCACAATGAACGTGGGCGGCGGACCGGCGGATGTTGGGATTGTGAACGCAATAGGCAGTACCGCCTCAATGCTGGGTGGTCTCTTCTGGGGCAGGCTGAGCGACAGGCTGAACCGGAGGAAGGTCTTCCTCCTCATGGGCTTCCTCGGGACTGCGCTAACGTCGGTTCTCTTCGCCCTTGCAAAGACCGTCCCCCAGGTGATGCTCGTAAACGCGCTCTACACGTTCTTCATAGCGGCCACGATACCGGTTCCAATCCTGATTATCACCAAGGCCTTCCGCCTTGAGGACTGGGACTACGCGATAGGGAGGTTCAACGAGATAGGCGGCTGGGCGTGGGTTGCGGGGATGATCCTCGGACTTGTGATGGCGCAGTTTCTTAGTTTGAGGGAGATATTCGTGGTCCTCGGACTCGTAGGGCTGTTCTCGCTCCCACTCGGGGCGAGGACTATAAGGGAGGTTCCGGTCCACGTTGACAGAAGGATTCTCGGGGTTTACGCCGGCTACGTGGTGGAGAAGTTCCGCTATCTGCCGAACATGATAACCCACCTTCCCAGGCTCTCCACAGAGGACTTTGGAAGGCTGTACGCCTCGACGGTCCTCTTCTGGATAGGGGCCATGCTCTACTTCACCCAGTTTCCGGTGCTCCTGAAGAGCAGGGGACTGGGCGCGACGGAACTCTACGCCATGAGCATTGCAAATTCAGCTATTTCAGCCTACATGTACACCCGCGTCGGGCTGAGGCTGAGAAAGACCGGCGGCTACGGTGCGCTCAAAAAGGGGCTGGGCCTGAGGGGAGTCGCGTTCCTCCTGCTGGCGATTTCCACTTTCCTGGGGGGAAGCGTTTTCCTCGTCCTGGCATTCGTCTCCTACTTCATAGCGGGCTACACGTGGTCGTACATCAGCATCTCAACGTCCTCGATAATATCCCACAGGGCACCCCCGGAGAAGCGCGGTTCCCTGATAGGAACCTACAACCTCGTCAGCTCGCTGGGGGCCATAATCGGGAACCTTCTGAGCGGGCTTGTGGTTGAAGCGCTGGGCTTTACCGCCGACTTTGTCCTTGCTTCGTCACTGATATTCTTGGCCCTTGTTCCTATTTTGTGGGAGCATTAA
- a CDS encoding pyridoxal-phosphate dependent enzyme codes for MEAEKNSDDDGGPLLRASLLEEALGVERIYIDYEGRNPTGTHKDRIARAHVEKAINEGYSAVTVGTCGNYGVSIAYYARLYGLKAFVFVPAGYTLERAGEMKALGAEVIPWPGTYEDAVKESRRFAMANGIYDANPGSHPEVDYAGYSSIAEDILREIKPDAVFVPVGNGTTLAGIWHGFRGRANPRMVGVTTALGNELLRKFYGDPRREIAETPVNEPLVSEISFDLDEAMRAVKESNGYVFGFADDTALRCAELLRVTTGLSVLPASALTVAGLIKFARKFGIREGNFVLVLTGGVHGGESTGAYGGALSYDGWKNSARTRAVLGKV; via the coding sequence ATGGAGGCCGAGAAAAACTCCGATGATGACGGCGGCCCCCTCTTAAGGGCTTCCCTCCTTGAGGAGGCCCTGGGGGTTGAGAGAATATACATAGACTACGAGGGGAGAAACCCAACGGGAACCCACAAGGACAGGATCGCCAGGGCACACGTGGAAAAAGCTATCAACGAGGGCTATTCTGCGGTCACCGTGGGCACCTGCGGGAACTACGGTGTTTCCATCGCCTACTACGCACGGCTCTACGGCCTGAAGGCTTTCGTTTTTGTGCCGGCCGGTTACACTCTTGAACGGGCCGGCGAGATGAAGGCCCTCGGCGCGGAGGTGATTCCTTGGCCGGGGACGTACGAGGATGCCGTAAAGGAAAGCAGGCGCTTCGCGATGGCAAACGGCATCTACGACGCGAACCCCGGAAGTCACCCTGAGGTTGACTACGCGGGCTACTCGTCAATAGCTGAAGATATCCTCCGCGAAATAAAGCCAGATGCGGTGTTCGTTCCAGTAGGAAACGGGACGACTCTGGCCGGGATATGGCACGGATTCCGTGGGAGGGCAAACCCGAGGATGGTAGGTGTCACGACGGCTCTTGGAAACGAACTCCTAAGAAAGTTCTACGGCGACCCGAGGAGGGAGATAGCGGAGACACCAGTCAACGAGCCCCTTGTCTCGGAGATATCCTTTGACCTCGATGAGGCAATGAGAGCCGTAAAGGAATCCAACGGCTACGTCTTCGGCTTCGCCGACGACACCGCGTTGAGATGTGCCGAGTTACTCCGCGTTACGACTGGCCTTTCGGTTTTGCCGGCCTCGGCTTTAACCGTTGCCGGGCTTATCAAGTTCGCCCGGAAGTTTGGGATTAGGGAAGGAAACTTCGTGTTGGTGTTAACCGGAGGTGTCCACGGTGGAGAAAGCACTGGTGCTTACGGAGGGGCGCTATCTTACGACGGATGGAAAAACAGCGCACGGACTCGTGCGGTACTCGGAAAAGTATAA